One Luteimonas sp. MC1825 DNA segment encodes these proteins:
- a CDS encoding NAD-dependent epimerase, which yields MKVLVTGTAGFIGSHVALKLLARGDEVIGFDSLNDYYDVNLKKARLARFMDHPGYTHVHADLADRAAVEDVFAKHKPQRVVNLAAQAGVRYAAENPHVYVASNVTGFLHVLEGCRHHGVEHLVYASTSSVYGANRAMPFNEHQGTEHPLTLYAATKKANEMMAHSYAHLYGTATTGLRFFTVYGPWGRPDMALFLFTRAILAGEPIKVFNNGHHRRSFTYVDDIVEGVVRALDRVPTADPAWSGEAPDPGTSGVAPYRIYNIGNEEPVELLRYIEVLEQCLGRKAVMELLPLQAGDVPDTEADVSALVADVGYRPQVGVEEGVANFVRWYREYHGA from the coding sequence ATGAAAGTCCTCGTCACCGGCACTGCCGGCTTCATCGGCAGCCATGTCGCCCTCAAGCTCCTTGCGCGCGGCGACGAGGTCATCGGCTTCGACAGCCTCAACGACTACTACGACGTCAACCTGAAGAAGGCGCGCCTGGCGCGCTTCATGGATCACCCGGGCTACACCCACGTGCACGCGGACCTCGCCGACCGCGCGGCGGTGGAAGACGTGTTTGCGAAGCACAAGCCGCAGCGCGTGGTGAACCTGGCCGCGCAGGCCGGCGTGCGTTACGCCGCGGAAAACCCGCATGTGTACGTGGCCAGCAACGTCACCGGCTTTTTGCACGTGCTGGAGGGCTGCCGCCACCATGGCGTGGAGCACCTGGTGTACGCGTCCACCAGTTCGGTGTACGGCGCCAACCGCGCCATGCCGTTCAACGAGCACCAGGGCACCGAGCACCCGCTGACCCTGTACGCGGCCACCAAGAAGGCCAACGAGATGATGGCGCACTCGTATGCGCACCTCTACGGCACCGCCACCACCGGGCTGCGGTTCTTCACCGTGTACGGGCCCTGGGGCCGGCCGGACATGGCGCTGTTCCTGTTCACCCGCGCGATCCTCGCCGGCGAGCCGATCAAGGTCTTCAACAACGGCCACCACCGCCGCAGCTTCACCTACGTCGACGACATCGTGGAAGGCGTGGTGCGCGCGCTGGACCGCGTGCCCACCGCCGACCCGGCATGGTCAGGCGAGGCGCCGGATCCGGGCACGAGCGGTGTTGCGCCGTACCGCATCTACAACATCGGCAACGAGGAGCCGGTGGAACTGCTGCGCTACATCGAGGTGCTCGAGCAGTGCCTGGGCAGGAAGGCGGTGATGGAGCTGCTGCCGCTGCAGGCCGGCGACGTGCCCGATACCGAGGCCGACGTTTCCGCGCTGGTGGCCGACGTGGGCTACCGGCCGCAGGTGGGCGTGGAGGAGGGCGTGGCGAACTTCGTGCGCTGGTACCGCGAGTACCACGGCGCATGA
- the galE gene encoding UDP-glucose 4-epimerase GalE gives MKILVCGGAGYIGSHTCVALAARGHDAVIYDNFSNSSPVAVQRIAELAERPVALVEGDIRDAAKLAGALQGVDAVIHFAAFKAVGESCEQPLAYFENNIGGSVTLLQAMEAAGVANLVFSSSATVYGDPDSVPIREDAPLRVTNPYGRTKLVVEDLIGDLCAARPGFNALLLRYFNPVGAHPSGRIGEDPGGIPNNLMPYISQVAVGARDCLSVFGGDYPTPDGTGVRDYIHVMDLAEAHVRAVETLRPGFGCQAVNLGTGQGVSVLELVRAFEEASGRKVPYRVVARRAGDVAMCWADPSRAAELLGWRARLDVRRMCEDAWRWQSANPAGYVAG, from the coding sequence ATGAAGATCCTGGTCTGCGGCGGCGCCGGCTACATCGGCAGCCACACCTGCGTGGCGCTGGCCGCCCGCGGCCACGATGCGGTGATCTACGACAACTTCAGCAACAGCTCGCCGGTCGCGGTGCAGCGCATCGCCGAACTGGCCGAGCGCCCGGTGGCGCTGGTGGAGGGCGACATCCGCGACGCGGCGAAGCTCGCGGGCGCGCTGCAGGGCGTGGACGCGGTGATCCACTTCGCCGCGTTCAAGGCGGTGGGCGAAAGCTGCGAGCAGCCGCTGGCGTATTTCGAGAACAACATCGGCGGCAGCGTGACCCTGCTGCAGGCGATGGAGGCCGCGGGCGTGGCCAACCTGGTCTTCAGCTCGTCGGCCACCGTTTACGGCGACCCGGACAGCGTGCCGATCCGGGAGGACGCGCCGCTGCGCGTCACCAACCCCTATGGCCGCACCAAGCTGGTGGTCGAGGACCTGATCGGCGACCTGTGCGCGGCGCGGCCCGGCTTCAACGCGCTGCTGTTGCGCTACTTCAATCCGGTCGGCGCGCACCCCAGCGGGCGCATCGGCGAAGACCCCGGCGGCATCCCCAACAACCTGATGCCCTACATCAGCCAGGTGGCGGTGGGCGCGCGCGACTGCCTGAGCGTGTTCGGCGGCGACTATCCGACGCCCGACGGCACCGGTGTGCGCGACTACATCCACGTGATGGACCTCGCCGAGGCGCATGTGCGCGCGGTGGAGACGCTGCGCCCGGGCTTCGGCTGCCAGGCGGTGAACCTGGGCACGGGGCAGGGCGTGAGCGTGCTGGAGCTGGTGCGCGCGTTCGAGGAAGCCTCGGGTCGCAAAGTGCCGTACCGGGTCGTGGCGCGCCGCGCCGGTGACGTGGCGATGTGCTGGGCCGACCCCTCGCGCGCGGCCGAGCTGCTCGGCTGGCGGGCCCGGCTCGACGTGCGGCGCATGTGCGAGGACGCCTGGCGCTGGCAGTCGGCGAATCCCGCGGGCTACGTGGCGGGCTGA
- a CDS encoding MraY family glycosyltransferase, producing MESLIETGVLQGLAAAALTWLLMKAMHPYARRLNLLDFPKGRKDHAHPTAITGGLAMAVAFVVVLVSARHNYAMASLVSFVSASVLLVGVGLYDDRNDLRWYWRILAQVIASLIMIYGAGVRVEQLGAVFGMDDLALGWLSVPFTVFATIGIINAINMIDGADGLAGLLVAACLVMLAAAALYAGNTSLSRLGLTISGAVAAFLVYNMRFPWQPRAKAFMGNAGSAFLGLVVAWVVFRLTQNASHPVNPVLALWLIPVPVMDCLVLTVRRSREGRSPFSAGRDHIHHFMQDGGFGPTQAALLLAAFSVACGLAAGQAMRFDVPHPVILATFLLLCVGWYWVSADRLRALAFFAVLRRLPVFGTAPQRPQSRPGVDTVETDGA from the coding sequence ATGGAATCCTTGATCGAAACCGGAGTGCTGCAGGGCCTCGCCGCCGCCGCGTTGACGTGGCTGCTGATGAAGGCGATGCATCCCTACGCGCGCCGCCTGAACCTGCTCGACTTCCCCAAGGGGCGCAAGGACCACGCGCATCCCACCGCCATCACCGGCGGCCTGGCGATGGCGGTGGCCTTTGTCGTCGTGCTGGTCAGCGCGCGGCACAACTACGCGATGGCATCGCTGGTCTCGTTCGTCAGCGCCTCGGTGCTGCTGGTCGGCGTGGGCCTGTACGACGACCGCAACGACCTGCGCTGGTACTGGCGCATCCTCGCGCAGGTGATCGCGTCGCTGATCATGATCTATGGCGCCGGCGTGCGCGTGGAGCAGCTGGGCGCGGTGTTCGGCATGGACGACCTGGCGCTGGGTTGGCTGTCGGTGCCGTTCACGGTGTTCGCCACCATCGGCATCATCAACGCCATCAACATGATCGACGGCGCCGACGGGCTGGCCGGCCTGCTGGTGGCGGCGTGCCTGGTGATGCTGGCGGCGGCGGCGCTCTACGCGGGCAACACCTCGCTGTCGCGCCTGGGCCTGACCATCTCCGGTGCGGTCGCCGCGTTCCTGGTCTACAACATGCGTTTCCCCTGGCAGCCGCGCGCCAAGGCGTTCATGGGCAACGCCGGCAGCGCCTTCCTGGGCCTGGTGGTGGCGTGGGTGGTGTTCCGCCTGACGCAGAACGCCAGCCATCCGGTGAACCCGGTGCTGGCGCTGTGGCTGATCCCGGTGCCGGTGATGGACTGCCTGGTGCTGACCGTGCGCCGTTCGCGCGAAGGCCGTTCGCCGTTCTCGGCGGGGCGCGACCACATTCATCACTTCATGCAGGACGGCGGCTTCGGGCCGACCCAGGCGGCGCTGCTGCTTGCGGCCTTCAGCGTGGCCTGTGGCCTGGCCGCGGGTCAGGCGATGCGTTTCGACGTGCCGCACCCGGTGATCCTGGCGACGTTCCTGCTGCTGTGCGTCGGCTGGTACTGGGTGAGCGCCGACCGGCTGCGCGCACTGGCGTTCTTCGCCGTGCTGCGCCGATTACCCGTGTTCGGCACGGCGCCGCAGCGGCCGCAATCGCGGCCTGGCGTGGATACCGTCGAGACCGACGGCGCCTGA
- a CDS encoding FMN-binding glutamate synthase family protein, protein MHRYFAYVASIILAVLSLVAALAWAPGWWAAFVVFGMAAVVGTADVLQRTSTLRRCYPVLAHFRYALEGIGPEIRQYLIERDTEEVPFSREQRALIYQRAKHEQDTVPFGTVHDVYGGDYEWINHSLVPTHLQSHDFRVRVGETTTAPYDTSVFNISAMSFGSLSANAIRALNLGAKRGGFYHDTGEGSISSYHREFGGDLVWEIGSGYFGCRDDNGAFDAGRFAANAADPQVKMIEIKLSQGAKPGHGGMLPAAKVTQEISIARGVPVGVDCISPSQHSAFTTPAGLLEFVARLRALSGGKPVGFKLAIGHPWEWFGVAKAMHETGILPDFIVVDGAEGGTGASPVEFINHIGVPMNEALMLVHNTLVGLDLRDRVKVAAAGKITSAFEIARTLAIGADWCNAGRAFMFSLGCIQARSCHNDKCPTGIATQDPSRWTRLDVENKAARVANYQQNTLKALRDLLCAAGLNGPAELGPEHILRRTSKINVRSLAGIYNYLKPGQLLSGEVPDHAVFQAFWQVSRIDTFAAPRRVMEMRASKAG, encoded by the coding sequence ATGCACCGCTATTTCGCCTACGTCGCCAGCATCATCCTGGCCGTGCTGTCGCTCGTCGCCGCGCTGGCGTGGGCGCCCGGGTGGTGGGCGGCGTTCGTGGTGTTTGGCATGGCGGCGGTGGTCGGCACCGCAGACGTGCTGCAGCGCACCAGCACGCTGCGGCGCTGCTACCCGGTGCTGGCGCACTTCCGCTACGCGCTGGAGGGCATCGGGCCGGAGATCCGCCAGTACCTGATCGAGCGCGACACCGAGGAAGTGCCGTTCTCGCGCGAGCAGCGGGCGCTGATCTACCAGCGGGCCAAGCACGAGCAGGACACGGTGCCGTTCGGCACCGTGCACGACGTGTACGGCGGCGACTACGAGTGGATCAACCATTCGCTGGTGCCCACGCACCTGCAGAGCCACGATTTCCGGGTACGCGTGGGCGAAACGACGACGGCGCCGTACGACACCAGCGTGTTCAACATCTCGGCGATGAGCTTCGGCTCGCTGTCGGCGAACGCGATCCGCGCGCTCAACCTGGGCGCGAAGCGCGGCGGCTTCTACCACGATACCGGCGAGGGTTCGATCTCGTCGTACCACCGTGAGTTCGGCGGCGACCTGGTGTGGGAGATCGGCTCGGGCTACTTCGGCTGCCGCGACGACAACGGTGCGTTCGATGCCGGGCGCTTCGCGGCCAACGCCGCCGATCCGCAGGTCAAGATGATCGAGATCAAGCTGTCGCAGGGTGCCAAGCCGGGCCACGGCGGCATGCTGCCGGCCGCCAAGGTGACGCAGGAGATCTCGATCGCGCGCGGGGTGCCGGTGGGCGTGGACTGCATTTCGCCGTCGCAGCATTCGGCGTTCACCACGCCGGCGGGGCTCCTGGAATTCGTGGCCAGGCTGCGGGCGCTGTCGGGCGGAAAGCCGGTCGGATTCAAACTCGCGATCGGCCACCCGTGGGAGTGGTTCGGTGTCGCCAAGGCGATGCACGAGACCGGGATCCTGCCGGATTTCATCGTGGTGGATGGCGCCGAGGGCGGCACGGGCGCGTCGCCGGTGGAGTTCATCAACCACATCGGCGTGCCCATGAACGAGGCGCTGATGCTGGTGCACAACACGCTGGTGGGCCTGGACCTCCGCGACCGGGTGAAGGTGGCCGCGGCAGGCAAGATCACCAGTGCATTCGAGATCGCGCGCACGCTGGCGATCGGCGCGGACTGGTGCAACGCGGGCCGCGCCTTCATGTTCTCGCTGGGCTGCATCCAGGCGCGCAGCTGCCACAACGACAAGTGCCCGACAGGCATCGCCACCCAGGATCCGTCGCGGTGGACGCGCCTGGACGTGGAGAACAAGGCGGCGCGCGTCGCCAACTACCAGCAGAACACGCTCAAGGCGCTACGCGACCTGCTGTGTGCGGCGGGCCTCAACGGTCCCGCCGAGCTCGGTCCGGAGCACATCCTGCGCCGCACCTCGAAGATCAACGTGCGTTCGCTGGCGGGCATCTACAACTACCTCAAGCCCGGCCAGCTGCTGTCCGGCGAGGTGCCCGACCACGCGGTGTTCCAGGCGTTCTGGCAGGTGTCGCGCATCGATACCTTCGCCGCGCCGCGCAGGGTGATGGAGATGCGCGCCTCGAAGGCCGGCTGA
- a CDS encoding cation:dicarboxylase symporter family transporter yields MKRMSTAARVLLALVLGAVVGLALAFHDSALAANVADAVQPVGRLWLNALQMTVVPLVAALVVLGVNTAADAAASGRTARRAMLVFAVLLIASGTFTAVMAPTLLSLVPRDASLVEAFRAAIGSEATQPGRAASFGEWIATVIPNNALAAAAANAMLPLVVFSLFFGFAATRILPERRAQLLALVQSIADTMIVIVRWVLWAAPVGVFALVLAVCARVGAGVLGALGWYVLLLCTLYIMVTVLLYLVAALVAREPVRRFAAGIAPAQAIAASTQSSLASLPAMVDCARERLGYPLHVTSLVLPMAVSLFRITSPVQYIGVVSFIAWMYGIELGGVQVGTAIVLSALISMGSVGLPGQVSFMTNNLPVTQAMGLPVEPLALLLAVDNIPDVFSTVGNVTGDLTATSIVARQDG; encoded by the coding sequence ATGAAACGAATGTCCACTGCCGCGCGCGTCCTGCTCGCCCTCGTCCTCGGCGCCGTCGTCGGGCTGGCCCTCGCCTTCCACGACAGCGCGCTCGCCGCCAACGTGGCCGACGCGGTGCAGCCGGTCGGCAGGCTCTGGCTCAACGCCCTGCAGATGACCGTGGTGCCGCTGGTCGCGGCGCTCGTGGTGCTGGGCGTCAACACCGCCGCCGATGCCGCGGCCTCGGGCCGCACCGCGCGCCGCGCCATGCTGGTGTTCGCCGTGCTGCTGATCGCGTCCGGCACGTTCACGGCGGTCATGGCGCCGACCCTGCTGTCGCTGGTGCCGCGCGACGCGTCGCTGGTCGAGGCATTCCGCGCCGCGATCGGCTCCGAGGCCACCCAGCCTGGCCGCGCCGCGAGCTTCGGCGAATGGATCGCCACGGTGATCCCCAACAACGCGCTGGCCGCGGCGGCGGCCAACGCCATGCTGCCGCTGGTGGTGTTCTCGCTGTTCTTCGGCTTCGCCGCCACGCGCATCCTGCCCGAGCGCCGCGCGCAGCTGCTGGCGCTGGTGCAGTCGATCGCCGACACCATGATCGTGATCGTGCGCTGGGTGCTTTGGGCGGCGCCGGTGGGCGTGTTCGCGCTGGTGCTGGCGGTGTGCGCGCGCGTCGGTGCGGGTGTGCTGGGCGCGCTTGGCTGGTACGTGCTGCTGTTGTGCACGCTGTACATCATGGTCACCGTGCTGCTGTACCTGGTGGCGGCGCTGGTGGCGCGCGAGCCGGTGCGCCGCTTCGCGGCGGGCATCGCGCCGGCGCAGGCGATCGCCGCCAGCACGCAGTCATCGCTGGCGTCGCTGCCGGCGATGGTCGACTGCGCGCGCGAGCGCCTCGGCTATCCGCTGCACGTCACCTCGCTGGTGCTGCCGATGGCGGTGTCGCTGTTCCGCATCACCAGCCCCGTGCAGTACATCGGCGTGGTGAGCTTCATCGCCTGGATGTACGGCATCGAGCTGGGCGGCGTGCAGGTGGGCACCGCGATCGTGCTGTCGGCGCTGATCAGCATGGGCTCGGTGGGCCTGCCCGGGCAGGTGAGCTTCATGACCAACAACCTGCCGGTCACGCAGGCCATGGGCCTGCCGGTGGAACCGCTGGCGCTGCTGCTGGCGGTCGACAACATCCCCGACGTGTTCTCCACCGTGGGCAACGTCACCGGCGACCTCACCGCCACGAGCATCGTGGCGCGCCAGGACGGGTAG
- a CDS encoding SIS domain-containing protein — translation MPPLLKIRGERDRMSAIERRIADFMLENAHLLRDYSSQQLANALGISQSSVVKFSQKLGFKGYPDLKYSIGESLARHDGEDDGSGIDAGAEIVDPWSALADTLWRAKSQAEQATRVLNPHERIDAVAAAIRAADKVYAVGLGHDGLNARAFAIKLAMLGRTAIHLFDPALMGVGTSSAAPGDVLLVFSEHGEEGTLCHTARRFRARGGKVVTITRHTANALRANAEVSLLVSAHEPRGHVELLLYQAALQHLLDLVFLLLCEDEAHLRQLVANQAMIEP, via the coding sequence ATGCCTCCCCTGCTCAAGATCCGTGGCGAACGCGACCGCATGTCGGCCATCGAGCGCCGCATTGCCGACTTCATGCTGGAGAACGCGCACCTGCTGCGCGACTACTCCTCGCAGCAGCTCGCCAATGCGCTCGGCATCAGCCAGTCGAGCGTGGTGAAGTTCAGCCAGAAGCTGGGCTTCAAGGGCTATCCGGACCTCAAGTATTCGATCGGCGAGTCGCTGGCGCGCCACGACGGCGAGGATGACGGCTCGGGCATCGACGCCGGTGCCGAGATCGTCGACCCCTGGTCGGCGCTGGCCGACACGCTGTGGCGCGCCAAGTCGCAGGCCGAGCAGGCCACGCGCGTGCTCAACCCGCATGAGCGCATCGACGCGGTGGCCGCCGCCATCCGCGCCGCAGACAAGGTGTACGCGGTCGGCCTGGGCCACGACGGCCTCAACGCGCGCGCGTTCGCGATCAAGCTGGCGATGCTGGGGCGCACCGCGATCCACCTGTTCGACCCGGCGCTGATGGGCGTGGGCACCTCGTCGGCCGCGCCCGGCGACGTGCTGCTGGTGTTCTCCGAACACGGCGAGGAGGGCACGCTCTGCCATACCGCGCGCCGGTTCCGTGCGCGCGGCGGCAAGGTGGTCACCATCACCCGCCACACCGCCAACGCGCTGCGCGCGAATGCCGAGGTCAGCCTGCTGGTGTCGGCGCACGAGCCGCGCGGGCACGTTGAACTGCTGCTGTACCAGGCGGCGCTGCAGCACCTGCTCGACCTGGTGTTCCTGCTGCTGTGCGAGGACGAGGCGCACCTGCGCCAGCTGGTCGCAAATCAGGCGATGATCGAACCATGA
- a CDS encoding dipeptide epimerase — MKITEIRLGMLRVPLKTPFKTALRTVDTVEDIVVEVHTDTGHVGYGEAAPTAVITGDTHGSIVEAIRRVIGPRLIGREVADLNRNVALVQSAMERNTSAKAAVEIALYDLFGQLYGAPLYRILGGGGDPVVTTDITISVDYIDKMVADSLAAVERGFESLKIKVGKDIGVDIERVKAIHSAVDGRALLRLDANQGWTPKQAVRAVGTLEDAGVALELLEQPVHARDIEGLKYVTERVLTPVMADESVFGPAEVIDLIQRRAADIINIKLMKTGGISNAVRIADIAAVYGVECMIGCMIESSVSVAAAVHLAIAKGGAITKVDLDGPSLCRFNPVDGGVEFNESEISVGDAPGLGIRGIRGLEAIPG, encoded by the coding sequence ATGAAGATCACTGAAATCCGCCTCGGCATGCTGCGCGTTCCGTTGAAGACGCCGTTCAAGACGGCGCTGCGCACGGTCGATACCGTCGAGGACATCGTGGTCGAGGTGCATACCGACACCGGCCATGTCGGTTACGGCGAGGCCGCGCCCACCGCGGTGATCACCGGCGACACGCACGGCTCGATCGTCGAGGCCATCCGCCGCGTGATCGGCCCACGGCTGATCGGCCGCGAGGTCGCCGACCTCAACCGCAACGTCGCCCTGGTGCAGTCGGCCATGGAGCGCAACACCAGCGCCAAGGCGGCGGTGGAGATCGCCCTCTACGACCTGTTCGGGCAGCTCTACGGCGCCCCCCTCTACCGCATCCTCGGCGGCGGCGGCGACCCGGTCGTCACCACCGACATCACCATCAGCGTCGACTACATCGACAAGATGGTGGCCGACTCGCTGGCCGCGGTGGAACGTGGCTTCGAATCGCTGAAGATCAAGGTGGGCAAGGACATCGGCGTCGACATCGAGCGCGTCAAGGCCATCCACTCCGCAGTCGACGGCCGCGCCCTGCTGCGCCTGGACGCCAACCAGGGCTGGACGCCGAAGCAGGCGGTGCGCGCCGTGGGCACCCTCGAGGATGCCGGCGTGGCGCTCGAGCTGCTGGAACAGCCGGTGCACGCGCGCGACATCGAAGGGCTCAAGTACGTCACCGAGCGCGTGCTCACGCCGGTGATGGCCGATGAAAGCGTGTTCGGCCCGGCGGAGGTCATCGACCTCATCCAGCGCCGCGCGGCCGACATCATCAACATCAAGCTGATGAAGACCGGTGGCATCTCCAACGCGGTGCGCATCGCCGACATCGCCGCGGTGTACGGCGTGGAATGCATGATCGGCTGCATGATCGAATCCAGCGTCAGCGTGGCGGCAGCCGTGCACCTGGCGATCGCCAAGGGCGGCGCCATCACCAAGGTCGACCTCGACGGGCCGTCGCTGTGCCGCTTCAACCCGGTGGACGGCGGCGTGGAGTTCAACGAGTCCGAGATCTCGGTGGGCGACGCGCCCGGCCTCGGTATCCGCGGCATCCGCGGCCTGGAAGCCATCCCGGGCTGA
- a CDS encoding SH3 domain-containing protein, protein MRHAALLLFLLFAAPALSAREPVPAPPAHDVPGIVEAQLTPDYWIARLRQPDRVILGRDQIAQQNVRMHDEDPSLHDIEALPGTLDGGQVKAWIEALSVMPERELYDETGAVGSKRQMARIEANLALKSIPQTQVTRYGMAVRRAALRTFPTRLRVFNSPDDHDIDRFQESALFPGDPVAIVHESRDRAWYFVVSQRYAAWVEKEAIAQGDRQAILDYGRRAPYLIVTGATARTVFTPERPAVSDVQLDMGVRVPVLADWPGDRAVNGQHPYAAHVVELPVRAADGTLSFAPALIPRSADVANDYLPLTEANIIRQAFKFLGERYGWGHSYNARDCSGFVSEVYRSFGVLLPRNTSHQAVSPALNRLPLTADDSHDRRRKLLREARVGDLVYIPGHVMMMLGHVDGAPYAIHDTSGMTWRRDDGELRRLHLNGVVVTPILPMLSNADTPTIDRITSIQRIRP, encoded by the coding sequence ATGCGCCACGCAGCCCTGCTGCTCTTCCTGCTGTTCGCCGCACCCGCGCTTTCCGCGCGGGAACCCGTGCCCGCGCCGCCCGCACACGACGTGCCGGGCATCGTCGAGGCGCAGCTCACGCCGGACTACTGGATCGCACGCCTGCGCCAGCCGGACCGCGTGATCCTCGGCCGCGACCAGATCGCCCAGCAGAACGTGCGCATGCATGACGAAGACCCGTCGCTGCACGACATCGAAGCGCTGCCCGGCACGCTCGACGGCGGACAGGTCAAGGCATGGATCGAAGCGCTTTCGGTCATGCCCGAGCGCGAGCTCTACGACGAGACCGGCGCGGTCGGCAGCAAACGGCAGATGGCGCGCATCGAAGCCAACCTCGCGCTGAAGTCCATCCCGCAGACCCAGGTCACGCGCTACGGCATGGCCGTGCGCCGCGCCGCGCTGCGCACCTTCCCCACCCGCCTGCGCGTGTTCAATTCGCCGGACGACCACGACATCGACCGCTTCCAGGAGAGCGCGCTGTTCCCCGGCGATCCGGTGGCCATCGTCCACGAGAGCCGCGACCGCGCCTGGTACTTCGTGGTCAGCCAGCGCTATGCGGCGTGGGTGGAGAAGGAGGCCATCGCCCAGGGCGACCGGCAGGCGATCCTCGACTACGGCCGCCGCGCGCCGTACCTCATCGTCACCGGCGCCACCGCGCGCACCGTCTTCACCCCCGAGCGGCCCGCGGTCTCCGACGTGCAGCTCGACATGGGCGTGCGCGTGCCGGTACTGGCCGACTGGCCGGGCGACCGCGCGGTCAACGGCCAGCATCCGTACGCCGCACACGTCGTCGAGCTGCCGGTGCGCGCGGCCGACGGCACGCTGTCCTTCGCGCCCGCGCTCATCCCGCGCTCGGCCGATGTCGCCAACGACTACCTGCCGCTGACCGAGGCCAACATCATCCGCCAGGCGTTCAAGTTCCTCGGCGAGCGCTACGGCTGGGGGCATTCGTACAACGCGCGCGACTGCAGCGGCTTTGTCTCCGAGGTCTACCGCAGCTTCGGCGTGCTGCTGCCGCGCAACACCAGCCACCAGGCGGTCAGCCCGGCGCTGAACCGCCTGCCGCTCACCGCGGACGACAGCCACGACAGGCGCCGCAAGCTGCTGCGCGAAGCGCGCGTCGGCGACCTGGTGTACATCCCGGGTCACGTGATGATGATGCTCGGCCACGTCGACGGTGCGCCCTACGCCATCCACGACACCAGCGGCATGACCTGGCGCCGCGACGATGGCGAACTGCGCCGCCTGCACCTCAACGGCGTGGTGGTCACGCCGATCCTGCCGATGCTGTCGAACGCGGATACACCGACCATCGACCGCATCACCAGCATCCAGCGCATCCGCCCATGA
- a CDS encoding transglutaminase domain-containing protein — protein sequence MAPTDIVALVDAGDFAAAGKLIDAGLAQHGLTSDQRMALEFQRERMRRILIDFSLDEAGARARLRRDIPDLDDAEFARWDAAGLIEARVIDGQRRWFNRGPSNLYRLSEEARKRRATPPKFNDSPLEAAHPHHAEVRDAALAGGARAAAPRRVRVTQSLTVDADAVPAGETVRAWIPYPRALPGQQEDIRFVASVPAGHAIAPDTTLQRTVYLEAPAVAGTPTAFSISYELTTFGQYVAIDPDRVVAAEITPELAPFVAERAPHVVFNDAMRLKSAQVLAGETNPYRIAQKLFASVDALPWAGAREYSTISNISQHALEQGHADCGQQTLLLITLLRMNGIPARWQSGWIFSDGAYNNMHDWGWMYLAPYGWVPMDVTFGRLPGAGDALAGFYLGGMDAYRIAFNDDWSRELVPAKQHVRSETVDLQRGEAEWAGGNLYFDQWDYGFEWQLLPPDADERT from the coding sequence ATGGCACCGACCGACATCGTGGCGCTGGTGGATGCCGGCGACTTCGCCGCTGCCGGCAAGCTGATCGACGCCGGACTCGCGCAGCATGGACTCACCTCCGACCAGCGCATGGCGCTGGAGTTCCAGCGCGAACGCATGCGCCGCATCCTGATCGACTTCAGCCTGGACGAAGCCGGCGCCAGGGCGCGCCTGCGCCGCGACATCCCGGACCTCGACGACGCCGAGTTCGCGCGTTGGGATGCCGCGGGTCTCATCGAAGCGCGGGTGATCGACGGCCAGCGCCGCTGGTTCAACCGCGGACCTTCCAACCTGTATCGCCTGAGCGAGGAGGCCCGGAAGCGCCGGGCCACGCCGCCGAAGTTCAACGACAGCCCGCTGGAAGCCGCGCACCCGCACCACGCCGAGGTGCGCGACGCAGCGCTCGCCGGCGGCGCGCGCGCCGCGGCACCGCGCCGCGTGCGGGTGACGCAATCGCTGACCGTCGATGCCGACGCGGTACCGGCCGGCGAGACCGTACGCGCATGGATTCCGTACCCGCGCGCGTTGCCGGGGCAGCAGGAAGACATCCGTTTCGTTGCCAGCGTGCCCGCAGGCCACGCGATCGCACCCGACACCACCTTGCAGCGCACCGTGTACCTCGAGGCACCCGCCGTGGCGGGCACGCCGACCGCGTTCTCGATCAGCTACGAATTGACCACGTTCGGCCAGTACGTCGCCATCGATCCCGACCGGGTGGTGGCGGCGGAGATCACGCCGGAGCTCGCGCCGTTCGTGGCCGAGCGTGCGCCGCACGTGGTGTTCAACGACGCGATGCGGCTGAAGTCGGCGCAGGTGCTGGCGGGCGAGACCAACCCCTACCGCATCGCGCAGAAGCTGTTCGCATCGGTCGACGCGCTGCCGTGGGCCGGCGCGCGCGAGTATTCCACCATCAGCAACATCAGCCAGCACGCGCTCGAGCAGGGCCATGCCGACTGCGGCCAGCAGACGCTGCTGCTGATCACCCTGCTGCGCATGAACGGCATTCCCGCGCGCTGGCAGTCCGGCTGGATCTTCTCCGACGGCGCCTACAACAACATGCACGACTGGGGCTGGATGTACCTGGCCCCGTACGGCTGGGTGCCGATGGATGTCACTTTCGGCCGCTTGCCGGGCGCCGGCGATGCGCTCGCAGGCTTCTATCTCGGCGGCATGGACGCCTACCGCATCGCCTTCAACGACGACTGGTCGCGCGAACTCGTGCCGGCCAAGCAGCACGTCCGCTCGGAAACCGTCGACCTGCAGCGCGGCGAAGCCGAGTGGGCAGGCGGCAACCTGTATTTCGACCAGTGGGATTACGGCTTCGAGTGGCAGCTGCTGCCACCCGATGCCGATGAACGTACCTGA